A stretch of Lathyrus oleraceus cultivar Zhongwan6 chromosome 6, CAAS_Psat_ZW6_1.0, whole genome shotgun sequence DNA encodes these proteins:
- the LOC127092944 gene encoding probable 2-oxoglutarate-dependent dioxygenase SLC1: protein MSHGMTIFSDQIKSNIETSENQNDKGVKQLVDNGIETVPKKYILPPSERPDINNSEHPNVAKQNLQLPIIDFSDLFGPNRPQVIQSLANACEQFGFFQVVNHGISEDVMNKMMDVSGRFFDLPIEERGKYMTSDMRAAVRYGTSFSQTKDKVLCWRDFLKLICHPLPHYLPHWPDSPLDFRKVAATYAEETKHLFIRLMESILESLGIVEDNQEVKDNILKELEDGSQLMAVNFYPPCPQPDLTLGMPPHSDYGFLTLLLQDDVEGLQIQFQEQWFTVQPINNAFVVNIGDHLEIFSNGKYKSVLHRVVVNSSKRRRSIASLHSISFNGTVRPSPKLIDEANPKRYADTDFETFLAYISTKETKRKSFLESRKLITILHD from the exons ATGTCACATGGAATGACAATATTTAGTGACCAAATCAAAAGTAACATTGAAACATCAGAAAATCAGAATGATAAAGGAGTCAAGCAGCTAGTTGATAATGGAATTGAAACAGTACCTAAGAAGTACATACTTCCTCCTTCAGAACGTCCTGATATCAATAATAGTGAACATCCAAATGTTGCCAAACAAAACCTTCAGCTACCAATCATTGATTTTTCTGATTTGTTTGGCCCTAATAGGCCCCAAGTCATTCAATCATTAGCCAATGCTTGTGAACAATTCGGATTTTTCCAG GTGGTAAACCATGGGATATCAGAAGATGTTATGAACAAGATGATGGATGTGAGTGGAAGATTTTTCGATCTTCCAATTGAAGAAAGAGGAAAGTACATGACATCTGATATGAGAGCAGCAGTTAGATATGGAACAAGCTTTAGTCAAACAAAAGACAAAGTGTTGTGTTGGAGAGACTTCTTGAAACTCATCTGCCATCCTTTGCCTCATTATCTTCCTCATTGGCCAGATTCTCCTTTGGACTTTAG GAAAGTGGCGGCTACCTACGCAGAAGAAACCAAGCACTTGTTTATAAGATTAATGGAATCAATCTTAGAGAGTTTAGGTATAGTTGAAGACAACCAAGAAGTAAAGGACAATATTCTCAAAGAATTGGAAGATGGAAGCCAGCTTATGGCAGTTAATTTCTACCCACCATGTCCTCAACCAGACCTAACCCTAGGGATGCCTCCTCATTCTGACTATGGATTCCTCACACTCCTTCTCCAAGATGATGTAGAGGGTTTGCAAATCCAATTCCAAGAGCAATGGTTCACAGTTCAACCAATTAATAATGCATTTGTTGTCAATATTGGTGATCACCTTGAG ATTTTTAGCAATGGGAAATACAAGAGTGTGCTACATAGGGTTGTGGTGAATTCGAGTAAGCGTAGAAGATCGATAGCTTCATTGCATAGCATTTCTTTCAACGGTACGGTGAGACCGTCACCAAAACTCATTGATGAAGCCAATCCCAAACGTTACGCTGACACTGATTTTGAAACTTTTCTTGCTTACATTTCAACCAAAGAAACTAAGAGAAAGAGTTTTCTCGAGTCTAGAAAATTGATTACTATTCTACATGACTAG